One genomic window of Erinaceus europaeus chromosome 7, mEriEur2.1, whole genome shotgun sequence includes the following:
- the LOC103121478 gene encoding olfactory receptor 9S13-like, with protein MSHHMNGTPSAVQEFVLVGFQGGPETQALLFAMILVLYLVTVLGNLTMIVVITLDAHLHSPMYLFLKNLSFLDLCYSSVIAPNALANFFSSSKAISFAGCATQFFFFSMLGSAECFLLAVMAYDRFMAICSPLRYPVTMSPSACARLVLGTYCGGCLNSLVQTSFTFTLPFCASHHIDHFFCDVTPLLPLACANTALNQLVLFVLCGFLIVGTTLVVLVSYGYITVTILRMPSTSGRHKLFSTCGSHMTAVSLFYGTLFAIYVQPGAMDSIEQSKIISVFYTLVIPMLNPLIYSLRNKDVKAALRRLGQRHIAR; from the coding sequence ATGTCACACCACATGAATGGAACACCCTCAGCTGTGCAGGAGTTTGTGCTGGTGGGCTTCCAGGGAGGTCCGGAGACCCAGGCCCTGCTCTTTGCTATGATTCTAGTCCTGTACCTGGTGACTGTCCTGGGGAACCTCACCATGATTGTGGTCATCACCCTGGACGCCCACCTGCACTCCCCCATGTACCTCTTTCTCAAGAATctctccttcctggacctgtgctACTCCTCTGTCATTGCCCCCAACGCCCTGGccaacttcttctcctcctccaaggCCATCTCCTTCGCAGGCTGTGccacccagttcttcttcttctccatgtTGGGCTCTGCTGAATGCTTCCTGCTGGCGGTGATGGCTTACGACCGCTTCATGGCCATCTGCAGCCCCCTGCGCTACCCTGTCACCATGAGTCCCTCAGCCTGTGCCCGCCTGGTGCTGGGCACCTACTGTGGAGGCTGCCTCAACTCCCTggtgcagaccagcttcaccttcACACTCCCCTTCTGTGCCTCCCACCACATTGACCACTTCTTCTGCGATGTGACTCCTTTGCTCCCACTTGCCTGTGCCAACACGGCCCTCAACCAGCTGGTCTTGTTTGTCCTCTGTGGGTTTCTCATTGTGGGCACCACACTCGTGGTCCTCGTCTCCTACGGCTACATCACAGTGACCATCCTCAGGATGCCCTCAACATCTGGCAGGCACAAGCTCTTCTCCACCTGTGGCTCCCACATGACAGCTGTGTCCCTCTTCTACGGGACACTCTTTGCCATCTATGTtcagccaggagcaatggactccaTTGAACAGAGCAAGATCATCTCTGTCTTCTACACCCTGGTCATCCCCATGCTCAACCCCCTCATCTACAGCCTCAGGAACAAGGACGTGAAGGCGGCCCTGCGGAGACTGGGTCAGAGACACATAGCCAGGTGA